A region of the Microcystis aeruginosa FD4 genome:
ATAGGGGGGGGATGACAGCATCGTACTATCATCCCTTGCCTAGAGGTTAAATCGCTTCGAGATCTTTTTCGCCGGTACGGATGCGGACGATCTGTTCCACGGGGGAGATGAAGATTTTACCGTCTCCGATTTCACCAGTACGCGCCGCAGAAATGAGCTTATCGACGACCATATCGACTTGATTATCTTCGACGACGATCTCGATCTTGAGTTTTTGGAGAAATTCGACGGTATACTCGGAACCGCGATAACGTTCCGATTGACCTTTCTGACGACCGAAACCTCTAACTTCGGAGACGGTCATCCCGACAATGCCCGCGTTAACTAGGGCGATTTTCACCTCTTCAAGTTTAAAGGGTCGGATAATCGCTTCTACTTTCTTCAAAATATCTATCTCCTCGTTGCGTGACGATACTTTCTTCGTAAATTACCTGTTAATTCTAAACGCAGAATCCCGACAATAGTGCTTAAAGTCATGATTTCTTCAATTATTGCCCTTGGCCACAGTCTCCCACCGTGAAAAATTTCCAGGTGGGAAATAGCCCACCCGAAGCCATAAATAAACCAACTAGAGAGATAATCCTAACTGAAGACCAAAAACACCGTGAACTAGCAGTAAAATCAGGGCAATACTGCCGATATAGGCGTGAATAGTCCGGAAAAGTTCTTTTTTATCGCCATTGAAGCTAGTTAGGGACAATAATCCATTGAAAGCTAATAAACCGATCGCGACCGATCCTGTCCAGAAATGGCTGCTTTCGAGGATGGGATGTTTCTGCATGACTAGGGATAAAATACCGCCAGTGTAACCGAGAACGATAAATAAAAACAGCCAAGGGGCGAGTTTGCGGTGATCAGCCCGATTTTTGGCCACTACGTCCCCATCTTTGCTTAAACGGCTTTGCCAACCGGCATAGGCAGTATAACTACCCATAACTAAACCCACAATCCCCATCATGACTGGATGTCCCCATTGACATCCTCGCCGCCGTAAAACGGACGGCGATTCCCAAACCTCACGATTTAGGTTTCTGCTTCTTTCCCTTGCGGGGTTCCGCACCTGCCTTAACAGATTTACTCTGTTCTGGTCTTATGGTCGCTCTACAGACTGACACCGCAAGCCCTGCGGCCAAAATATTTTTACTAGCGTTAATATCTCGGTCATGGTGAGTCCCACAGTCTGGACAATCCCATTCTCGAATATTTAACGGCATCTTTTCGACAATATGCCCGCAATTACTACACCGCTTAGAACTAGGAAACCATCTATTTATTTCGAGGTAATTTCTCCCATACCAACGGCATTTATAGGCTAATTGTCGAGTGATTTCTCCCCAACTAACGTCAGATATTGCCTGAGATAATTTCGGGTTTTTGACCAGATTCTTGATGGCTAAATTCTCAACCACAATCGTTTGGTTTTCACGAACTAATTGAGTGGTTAGCTTATGTAAATGGTCTTTTCTGCTATCGTTGATTTGAGCGTGAATCCTTGCCACTTTGATTCTTGCTTTTTCCCGATTTTTTGAGCCTTTCTGTTTTCTAGAAAGATTTTTTGGGTCCTTTCGCAGTCTCTGATAATGCTTTTTAAAATGCTTAGGATTAGATACCTTTTCTCCATTGCTGGTAATCACAAGGCTACTAATTCCTAAGTCAATTCCGATGGCTTTATCGGTTGGGGGTAAGGGTTTAATTGTTGGGTCATCAAATCTTATTGAGATATGCCAACGTCCTGAGGAATGTAATCTGACTGTTACTGTGCTTGGTTCACAGCTTTCTGGGATTTGTCTTGACCATCGAATAGGTGGCTCTTCGGTAATTGTTATGCAAATAATTAACTTAAAATAAAATTCGATAAGAGTACCTACGCTCAAAAATAGCTCAAACCCAAACAGGGAAAGATTTTAGGCACAAACAGGTTAATACCAAAAGATAGACAATTGAGTTAAGATTTGATATAATAGCCAAAAACGAGATTATTTTACTTATGATGCTTGACAAATTTTTGAACCTAAAAGGAACGTCTATTCAAGGCTATCTACACCTAGAAAATATCGGTATAGTTTGCCGAATCGAATCGAAAAATCAAAAAGCCACCTGTCCTCATTGTGGGTTAGAGAGCGATAAACTACACCAAAATCATCGACATTTAGTCAAAGATTTACCAATCTCAGGACAACCAGTGTACCTACAAGTTAATCGTCGTCAATTTAAGTGCAATAATTGTCGAAAACCCTTTAGTGAAGAGTTAGATTTTGTCGCCAAGAAACGAACCTATACGAAAAGACTAGCCGAGAATATACTCGAACAATTAAAAGAAGGAGATATTTTAAATGTTAGCCGAAGAAATGACGTAACGGAAGAAGAGATTCAAAGAATGATAGAGGACATAGCTGAAGAAATTACAGAGACAGACCTATCGAAATTAAAAAGACTAGGAATTGACGAAATCGCTCTAGTCAAAGGACAAAAAAATTATTGTGCGGTTTTAGTAAATTTAGATACGGGAAAACTAATAGCTATTCTAGAGAAGCGAACACAAGAAGAATTGAGGGAAACGCTTACGGGATGGGGAAAAGAGGTGTTAGAGCAAATTGAAGAAGTCAGCATAGACCTTTGGTTGCCCTATAAAAATTTGGTGAAAGAATTGATGCCATCGGCCGAGGTAGTCGCCGATAGATTCCATGTCATGAAACAAATTAATCAAGAGTTAGATGAACAGAGAAGAGCAGAAAAAAGAGCCGTAGAAGCGCAGAAAAATAAAAAACAGAAAGCGGAAAAAGAAGCAAAACTAGAAGTTTTAAAGCGAAGTAAATATAGTCTGTTAAAAAATGAAGAAAATTTAACGGAACCCCAAAAACTCAAACTAGAAGCTATCAAAGAAAATTTGCCAAATTTGAAAAAGATGCACGAGTTAAAGGAAGAATTTAGAAAGATTTATGAAACCTCAGAGAATCCGACAGAGGGAATGCTATCCATCTCAGAATGGTTGGCAAAATCCTCCAGTGTTTTTACCAAGAGTTGTCAAACAATCCGAAACTGGTTTGGAGAAATCATTAGTTATTTCGAGCAAAGGACAACGAATGGGGTGGTCGAGGGAATCAACAATAAACTTAAACTAATAAAACGGAGAGCCTATGGCTTTAGAAACTTTCGGAATTTTTGGGTTAGAAGTATGTTGTCTTGGCATCTTGTCTGTTGATTTAGCATAAAGGGTAACGAAGAGCCGAATAGGTAAAGGTTCTGTGCATTTAGCTAAATAGATTTGTTTGTCTTTAAATTTAAAAGCTGACTTAGTAAATTCGGCACTTCCTCCTTGATGTTTTTTCTTAAAGTTAGGATACTTAGTACGACCAGCAAAGAAATTAGTGAAAGCTGTTTGTAGGTGTCTTAACCCTTGTTGTAAAGGTACACAGCTTACCTCGTTGAGAAAGTCTAATTCTTCTTGCTTTTTCCAATCGGTTAGCATTGAAGAAGTTTCAGCATATCCTACTCTTTCTTGTCTTTCGTACCAACCTTGTGTTCTGAGATGGAGTGCCTTATTGTAAACCAATCTTACACAGCCCAAAGTGCGCCGCAATAGCGACTCTTGTTCGGGTGTGGGGTAAAATCGAAACGAATAGGCTTTTTCCATGGGGAGCATTTTAGCATATATGGTGTAAATGCGCTAGTATTTAACGGTAAAGCCGTCGTAGAACGACGGGGTTTCAGACCCAAAATTTTCGATGAACGATCGGTTCAGGAGTTCCGAGACTGCGAAAGGCAGCGGCGATCGGCTCTAGCGCATCACTTAAACTTTGATTCATGTTTGTTACCTAACTTTACAAAACCCTCTCGCCTAAGATTTTAGCCGATCTTTGGCTTGGAAAAACTGCGGTTAGTCGAAAAAATGTCAAGCCTTCGCTAAATTTCTTAACATTTCAGCTAGAGATTAGCGAAGAAATATAGAATAAAGGCAGGGGAGACGATCGATCCCCACGGGGATTAGCCCCCAGGAGGGCATTATGACTTATCTGCTCAAAGATCGGCGATCAGCAGGGAGACTATTAGCTAGTTACTTGACAGAATATACCAATAGTGCTACGGTGCTAGTCTTGGCTTTGCCCCGGGGCGGGGTTCCGATCGCCTTTGAAATTGCCCAAAGGTTACATTTACCCCTAGATCTGTGTTTAGTGCGAAAATTAGGTGTACCGGAGCGCAAAGAGTTAGCTTTTGGGGCGATCGGTCAAAATGGTGTGCGGGTAATCAATGAAAGTATCGTTGAAGACTTGCACCTATCGGAGGCGATGATGGAACGGGTAGCAAAAGAAGAAATGCTCGAATTAGAGCGACGCGATCGCTTGTATCGAGGGGGGCGGCCTTTTCCTAGCCTAACGGGAAAAACGATTATTCTAGTGGATGATGGTATCGCTACGGGAGCAACGATTAAAGCGGCGATTCTGACCCTTAAATCTGGAAATCCCGCTGCTATTATTATTGCTGTTCCTGTTGCCCCACCGGAAGTCTGTGATCAATTAGAAAAATTAGTCGATCGAGTAATTTGCCTACATAAACCATACGAATTGAGATCAATTTCCCTTTGGTACGAGGATTTTTCTCAAACCAGCGATGAGGAGGTGCAAACACTGTTAGCCAGCGTCGATAGTTCTTTGATTCAAGTTTAGGGAGATGGGAAGAATAAATAAAAGCAATCTCCTGAATTTAGAGTTCCACAGCATCGGTATCAACGGTATTGGTTGGGTAAGAAACTTCGGTTTGATTCTTCACTTCTCCTGGACGGCGAGTGCGATAATCAAGAACTAATCGCGATAATTCCGTGGTTAAAAGGGTGAGGACAATCCCATCATCGATCCAACCAATAATCGGAAAAACGTCAGGAGAAATATCGAGGGGGCTAAATAGATAAACCATAGTTCCCAGAATGATAATCCAACGATATTTAGGGTGACTGATTTTGCTGCTGTACCAGTTGTAAAAAGATTCAACAATCGGTTTCATTAATTTTTCCTCGTTGACTGCGATAATTTAATCTTGTCAGGTTGCCCCTGGGTCTGATAGTGGGTTTTTACTCCCCATTATGTAGGGTTATCCCCGCTAATTAATCAAAAAAAAATGCCCAGAAGAAAATTCACCTTTAGGGATGAGCCTTAAGTATGATTACTGGATGCTTAAGAGGGGAGATAGTGGTATCTTTTCGCCTTGCGGGCGTTGGTTAGCTCGCCAGTCAACCATCTACTGGCCGCTGGAAAAATCGTAACGTATTCGTTCACGGGTTTCCATCAATAGCTGACCGAGCATATTCAATCCAGTTCCATCTCCACCATCACCCCAGTATCTATCATTTTTTGTCTGCTCAATCAGCTTTAGATCACCTGTTGAAAGTATCTTTTCAGTCAAGTCAGGATGTTGTGTAAATTTGGCGTATAGAGCCTCTCGCATGACATCATCTTTGATGATTTCCCAATCTCGACGCAGTGGTCTGCGACGATCCCGTCCCATCTCGGCCGCCTCTCGTGCTGTTTTGGCTTGTCGAATTTCTTCTTCATGAGGAGTATTAACAAACTTCTGAGCCTGAAAGTAATGTTCTGAGGTAGGCCATATTCTATCTTTTAGATGGATTGGGTATGGTGCGAAATTCGAGAAAAACCCGTAAGGCTTATTTAAATGGTAAAACTTAATAGGCTCACTCCGAGCGTCGCTTGCATAGTCAATAGCATACTTCGCTAGAGTCGTTTGGATAAGTGTATTAATTTCCCGAGGAAGTGTTGCAATACCTCCGCCAATTGCATAACCAGGTATTGAGCTTTGATTTTGCCATCCTAAAACATCCCATCCCTGATCAAGCAGAAACTTTATATATTCCAAGTCAGATTCAACCACTTGTTGGTGAGTACGTCCGCCATAATCGCTGTAAGTCATTGTAGTAATGGGAGCAATTTGCAAACGCCTTTGTAATGTGGAGTATTTACCTTCCATCAGAGACTCCATCGCTTCCATGACCGCTGCTTGATTGGCTCCTGATGTATTAGTATTCCAATGACCGGATTCATAGGTCTTGTGAATTGTGACAGTTTGAGCATAGTTAGCCGAGTAGGTGATAGCAACACCAGATGACCCTATACTGATCAGCTTCTGTGCTTCAGCAATAATAGCGAGAGCTTGAGCAAATGCGGAAAGATTGTTTCCGCTTTCGTCTTTGTAAGGCAAGTAAAAATTGAATAAACTTCCCATGATAAGCACTTTGATTGAACTGACAAGCGATCAAACAGAGATGAATGCCGATTATGGCGGTCTTCATATTTATAAACTAAAGGATGCGGGAAACCGGTAATTACTAAGACCACGAATGTATGGAAACGTATCAATCAGGCGAAAGTTCAACCATAGGTTTTTAAGCTCCACAAGAAAATATAGCGAGCGGCTAAGATAAGCTGTAAACAATGGAACAGTCAAACTAGGTAGAGGCCGCGAGAGGTGAAAGTCTAACGCAGGGTTCTCAATGGGAGGGGATGAAGGCGACATTCCCGACCCGTAATAGATGAAGTATAACTTAATTTGGTATCGAGGACTGACTCCCCAAAAGGAAAACTTCCTATCTGACTATTAAGATAACTGCAATAACCGGGTATTCTAGGGAAGTGATCGGATTTCAGCCTTGAATCTATGGAAACCCTCTTTCATCTAGTTACTTTTGCCTTTGTTTTCGCTTTTGGTGCCTCGGTGGGCAGTTTTTTAAACGTGGTCATCTATAGATTACCCCAGGGGATATCTCTAGTTTATCCCCCTTCCCACTGTCCGAAATGTCACCATAGGTTGGGTAAAAGCGAGAATATACCCGTTTTCGGCTGGTTATGGCTAGGGGGTCGCTGTCACTGGTGTAGAACCCCGATTTCTTTCCGTTATCCAGCGATTGAAACTGTTACCGGTTTATTATTTTGTCTGGTTTTAGGAGATTTTAGCTTTTCTTGGCAGACCCTCGGCTATTGGATTCTCCTCAGTTGGTTATTAGCTTTAGCTTTGATTGATTTTGACACGATGACGCTTCCTAACTCCCTCACCCAATCGGGATTAGTTTTAGGGATAGTTTTTCAAACTTTCCTGGGTTGGCAAAATAATCAAAGTGTTATCTATCTCTTTTCAGCGATCTCTAGTGCGGTTTTAGGAGTCTGGTTATTTGATCTGATCCGGTGGGGGGGGAGTTTTGCCCTCGGACAACAGGCCATGGGGGGAGGAGATGCCAAATTAGCGGCCATGATCGGTGCTTGGTTAGGATGGCAAGCATTATTAGTCACCGGTTTTCTGGCCTGCGCTATTGGGGCGGCCATCGGTATGACGGGCATTTTTCTGGGGAAAATGGGGAAAAAACAAGCTATACCCTTTGGGCCATTTCTTGCCCTCGGCGCTCTGATGAGTGTCTTTTGGAGTGATCAGATCATCTCAGTCTATCAAACCATTTTTTTCCCTTTGTTGTAAAAAAGTTATCTTGTAATTAAATCTTGATACAATAGTTTTCCGTGTCTTGGATCACCATTAGAACAACCTCCAGTCGTTGGGAAGCCGATTGGCTGCAGGAAATGCTCAAAGCTCACGACATCCCCAGTCGCGTTATCGCTATTGGCCCTGGTATTTATTGCGGCCAGGGGCATCAGGCCGCCCTACAAGTGCGTCCCCAAGATCGCTGGACAGCACTTTTGTTATTAAGTCCTCTAGAAGAAAGTCGATAAATTGTCTTTATTTTAAACTATGTCTCTATTTGATTGGTTTGCAAATCGCCAAAAAACAGAACCCAAGGTTCAACAACAACAGGAACGAGAAATAGCCGATGGTTTATGGACAAAATGCCCAAATTGCGGTGTTTTGGCCTATACGAAGGATTTATTAGCTAATCAACTGGTTTGTCTCGATTGCGGTCATCATAATCGGGTGGAAAGTGAAGAAAGAATTCGCCAGTTAGTCGATGCTAATACTTGGAATTGCCTTGATGAACAGATTCGACCGACGGATCCGCTCAAATTTCGCGATCGGAAAAGTTATAGCGATCGCTTGCGGGAAAGCCAAGAAAAAACCGGTCTGACGGATGCTGTCCGAACGGGAACGGGGACGATCGATGGTTTACCCTTAGCTTTAGGGGTGATGGACTTCCGTTTTATGGGGGGTAGCATGGGATCGGTGGTGGGAGAAAAACTCTGCCGTTTAACGGAACGCGCTACCGATGAAAGTTTACCCCTGGTGATTATCTGCGCTTCTGGCGGGGCAAGAATGCAGGAAGGAATGTTAAGTTTAATGCAGATGGCCAAGATTTCTGGCGCCCTTAACCGGCATCGAGAAGCAAAATTACTCTATATTCCCGTCTTGACTAATCCCACCACAGGAGGAGTCACGGCCAGTTTTGCCATGTTGGGAGATATTATTATCGCCGAACCAAAGGCTACTATCGGTTTTGCTGGTAAACGGGTAATTGAACAGACTTTGCGCGAGAAATTACCGGAAGGCTTCCAAACATCGGAATACCTATTAAAACACGGTTTTGTCGATGCGATCATTCCCCGTACCCATCTCAAAAAAACTCTCGCCCAATTAATTAGTTTACATCAGCCCTTTTTCCCCTTGTTATCCCCCCTGAACAGTCATCATCACCACAGTCAGCCGGAGTTAATCCCTCTGAAAACAGTCCAAGGTCAAACAACAGTTTAATTCCTGTAAGACGGCACTGGAGTTGAAAGTCTGAGCATTTGTCCTAAAATTTCCTGATCGGCAGTTTCAATGTAGTACATCCCACACTTAACCGGGTTGACAGAGATCGCAAAGTCCAAAAAATTCGAGAGT
Encoded here:
- a CDS encoding P-II family nitrogen regulator, whose protein sequence is MKKVEAIIRPFKLEEVKIALVNAGIVGMTVSEVRGFGRQKGQSERYRGSEYTVEFLQKLKIEIVVEDNQVDMVVDKLISAARTGEIGDGKIFISPVEQIVRIRTGEKDLEAI
- a CDS encoding ISL3 family transposase, with translation MMLDKFLNLKGTSIQGYLHLENIGIVCRIESKNQKATCPHCGLESDKLHQNHRHLVKDLPISGQPVYLQVNRRQFKCNNCRKPFSEELDFVAKKRTYTKRLAENILEQLKEGDILNVSRRNDVTEEEIQRMIEDIAEEITETDLSKLKRLGIDEIALVKGQKNYCAVLVNLDTGKLIAILEKRTQEELRETLTGWGKEVLEQIEEVSIDLWLPYKNLVKELMPSAEVVADRFHVMKQINQELDEQRRAEKRAVEAQKNKKQKAEKEAKLEVLKRSKYSLLKNEENLTEPQKLKLEAIKENLPNLKKMHELKEEFRKIYETSENPTEGMLSISEWLAKSSSVFTKSCQTIRNWFGEIISYFEQRTTNGVVEGINNKLKLIKRRAYGFRNFRNFWVRSMLSWHLVC
- a CDS encoding phosphoribosyltransferase gives rise to the protein MTYLLKDRRSAGRLLASYLTEYTNSATVLVLALPRGGVPIAFEIAQRLHLPLDLCLVRKLGVPERKELAFGAIGQNGVRVINESIVEDLHLSEAMMERVAKEEMLELERRDRLYRGGRPFPSLTGKTIILVDDGIATGATIKAAILTLKSGNPAAIIIAVPVAPPEVCDQLEKLVDRVICLHKPYELRSISLWYEDFSQTSDEEVQTLLASVDSSLIQV
- a CDS encoding YkvA family protein, translating into MKPIVESFYNWYSSKISHPKYRWIIILGTMVYLFSPLDISPDVFPIIGWIDDGIVLTLLTTELSRLVLDYRTRRPGEVKNQTEVSYPTNTVDTDAVEL
- a CDS encoding NADAR family protein yields the protein MGSLFNFYLPYKDESGNNLSAFAQALAIIAEAQKLISIGSSGVAITYSANYAQTVTIHKTYESGHWNTNTSGANQAAVMEAMESLMEGKYSTLQRRLQIAPITTMTYSDYGGRTHQQVVESDLEYIKFLLDQGWDVLGWQNQSSIPGYAIGGGIATLPREINTLIQTTLAKYAIDYASDARSEPIKFYHLNKPYGFFSNFAPYPIHLKDRIWPTSEHYFQAQKFVNTPHEEEIRQAKTAREAAEMGRDRRRPLRRDWEIIKDDVMREALYAKFTQHPDLTEKILSTGDLKLIEQTKNDRYWGDGGDGTGLNMLGQLLMETRERIRYDFSSGQ
- a CDS encoding prepilin peptidase, with translation METLFHLVTFAFVFAFGASVGSFLNVVIYRLPQGISLVYPPSHCPKCHHRLGKSENIPVFGWLWLGGRCHWCRTPISFRYPAIETVTGLLFCLVLGDFSFSWQTLGYWILLSWLLALALIDFDTMTLPNSLTQSGLVLGIVFQTFLGWQNNQSVIYLFSAISSAVLGVWLFDLIRWGGSFALGQQAMGGGDAKLAAMIGAWLGWQALLVTGFLACAIGAAIGMTGIFLGKMGKKQAIPFGPFLALGALMSVFWSDQIISVYQTIFFPLL
- the accD gene encoding acetyl-CoA carboxylase, carboxyltransferase subunit beta is translated as MSLFDWFANRQKTEPKVQQQQEREIADGLWTKCPNCGVLAYTKDLLANQLVCLDCGHHNRVESEERIRQLVDANTWNCLDEQIRPTDPLKFRDRKSYSDRLRESQEKTGLTDAVRTGTGTIDGLPLALGVMDFRFMGGSMGSVVGEKLCRLTERATDESLPLVIICASGGARMQEGMLSLMQMAKISGALNRHREAKLLYIPVLTNPTTGGVTASFAMLGDIIIAEPKATIGFAGKRVIEQTLREKLPEGFQTSEYLLKHGFVDAIIPRTHLKKTLAQLISLHQPFFPLLSPLNSHHHHSQPELIPLKTVQGQTTV